From the genome of Erigeron canadensis isolate Cc75 unplaced genomic scaffold, C_canadensis_v1 Conyza_canadensis_unscaffolded:20, whole genome shotgun sequence:
TGAAAGATTTCGTTGAAATTGTTCGTTTGGAAATTTCCCGAAAGGCTAATCATAGGTTCCTCTCTCCATCGGAACAATAGGGCCGTTATGCTCATTACTAAACTTGTTGAAGAGATGAAATATAACCAAGGTATATCTTTTTGATCAGAGGTTGAATCGATCATCAGAAGAAGAATTAGGCCAAAAATTAGGATACATTCTGGGAAAATCAAACTTCCATCGAAGAGAAGCAAATGAAAGGCTTTCATAAAAATTCTCGTAGAATCGAGAATGAAGTTTTCATTCTGTACATGCCAGATCATGAATTAGTAACTGAACTGCATccaatttctaaaaaaaaaaatgccaaCTGTTTCCATTTTTGGAATGGAATATTTATGGAATCTCCATGAATAGGATCAAACCTTATTCCATGGTATTTACATGAGGTTCTTCTTTCTTATTCTTAAGAAAGTCCCCGAGAGGCCTTACTTGATCCATGATTTATGTTTCATCTTTCGTTTACTTTTCGTTTGTTTCGAGAAATATATTGATCAATTCcgattctttctttttctcttgaTTCTTTTCCGATCGAGATGTATAGATCCTGTTCATGGATTAACGAAAATGTGCAAAAGCTCTATTTGCCTCTGCCATTCTATGAGTCTCTTCCCTTTTGCGTATGGCATCGCCACTCCCTTTGGCAGCATCCACTAATTCGGAACTTAATTTGAAAGCCATATTTCGACCCGGACGTTTTCGGGATGCCGCTAATAACCAACGAATGGCAAGTGCTTTTCCTTGCGTGGATCCTATTTCAACGGGAACTTGATGAGTCGATCCACCTACACGTCTTGCTTTTACTGCTATACCCGGAGTTACTCCATGTATTGCTTGACGTAAAACAGATAGTGGATTTGTTTCTGTCTTTTGTTGAATCTTTTTCACGGCTCGATAGATAATTTGATAAGCCAATGATTTTTTTCCGTGTTTCAGAATACGGTTAACCAACATGTTAACTAATCGATTACGATAAATTGGATCAGATTTTGCAGTTTTTTCTTCTGCAGTACCTCGACGTGACATGAGCGTGAAAGGGGTTCAAGAAtcagttttctttttataaggGCTAAAAATCACTTATTTTGGCTTTTTTACCCCATATTGTAGGGTGGATCTCGAAAGATATGAAAGATCTCCCTCCAAGCCGTACATACGACTTTCATCGAATACGGCTTTCCGCAGAATTCTATATGTATCTA
Proteins encoded in this window:
- the LOC122584292 gene encoding 30S ribosomal protein S7, chloroplastic, with translation MSRRGTAEEKTAKSDPIYRNRLVNMLVNRILKHGKKSLAYQIIYRAVKKIQQKTETNPLSVLRQAIHGVTPGIAVKARRVGGSTHQVPVEIGSTQGKALAIRWLLAASRKRPGRNMAFKLSSELVDAAKGSGDAIRKREETHRMAEANRAFAHFR